From one Thunnus maccoyii chromosome 6, fThuMac1.1, whole genome shotgun sequence genomic stretch:
- the si:ch211-195m9.3 gene encoding uncharacterized protein si:ch211-195m9.3 isoform X1: protein MEGLLRTVVKLTGEWIWTVRRSSDRTPPGRLEKRATGETTRRVRKTCMSTEYDTREAVCCENQLHKGAEAELSCCGQEVFNPAVATCCKVKHENTTTVNITQGISKMVSDCCGLKAFNSLNEICCQSTIIVRPVPNAQCCGKVAFDEEKQLCCGPNETVLTRKSPDEQCCGHEVYNTKTECCYEAEDVLKKASICSQRCSKESEKQPCCGPNETVLIRKSPDEQCCGHELYNTKTECCFQEGDVLKKEPICSQRCSKESVNIKQGISKTVSDCCGLKAYNPLNDICCQSTIIVRPVPNAQCCGKVAFDKEKQLCCGPNKTVLTRKSPDEQCCGHELYNTKTECCYEADDVLKKASICSQRCSKESGAQQQKPSSQPNCTKPQTHLCGSSCYNPNEFRCCERNQTEPHWCCAGQCDAVPTVYNPRTHVCCDGCVSDGKPWIDQFHGLPGLEQHCCGREVYQPDTEICCDGHREKIPLKCCGIKAYDIKDPQMKCCAGRLYNLTSIGEQGHDEQCCGSILHNSSSVKSVCCSSEDNEVLYSIKTGFGCCGHLYYNSTLWSCCAGKLSPVSQLCAESRLLSLNNLNETDLCKEMYIGTVESVSLVTVVFRNVLKIHGRNGTVKPLALPHFLKIPDHYNSTKLIPGKTYFFHDSTKLIPGKTYFFHDVNFFADFKHHSDLQSLDFIFSKCYEQ from the exons atggaaggactgttaaggactgttgttaagctaacaggagaatgGATCTGGACTGTGCGGCGCAGCAGTGACAGGACGCCGCCAGGGAGGCTGGAGAAACGAGCtaccggagaaacaaccaggagagttag AAAAACCTGCATGTCTACAGAGTATGACACCCGCGAGGCTGTGTGCTGTGAGAATCAACTTCACAAAGGCGCAGAGGCAGAGTTGTCATGTTGTGGACAGGAGGTTTTCAACCCTGCCGTAGCCACTTGTTGtaaagtaaaacatgaaaacaccaCGACAG TTAATATCACGCAGGGTATAAGCAAAATGGTGTCAGATTGCTGTGGACTGAAGGCCTTCAACTCACTCAATGAAATATGCTGCCAGTCAACTATCATAGTCAGACCTGTGCCAAATGCCCAATGTTGTGGTAAAG TGGCTTTTGATGAAGAAAAGCAGCTGTGTTGTGGTCCGAACGAGACGGTCTTGACCAGGAAATCACCAGATGAGCAATGCTGTGGACATGAGGTGTACAACACCAAGACAGAGTGCTGCTATGAGGCAGAAGATGTTTTAAAGAAGGCGTCCATCTGTTCACAACGGTGTTCAAAGGAGTCAG aaaagcagccgTGTTGTGGTCCGAACGAGACGGTCTTGATCAGGAAATCACCAGATGAGCAATGCTGTGGACATGAGCTGTACAACACCAAGACAGAGTGCTGCTTTCAGGAAGGAGATGTTTTAAAGAAGGAGCCCATCTGTTCACAACGGTGTTCAAAGGAGTCAG TTAATATCAAGCAGGGTATAAGTAAAACGGTGTCAGATTGCTGTGGACTGAAGGCCTACAACCCACTCAATGACATATGCTGCCAGTCAACTATCATAGTCAGACCTGTGCCAAATGCCCAATGTTGTGGTAAAG TGGCttttgataaagaaaagcagctgtGTTGTGGCCCGAACAAGACGGTCTTGACCAGGAAATCACCAGATGAGCAATGCTGTGGACATGAGCTGTACAACACCAAGACAGAGTGCTGCTATGAGGCAGACGATGTTTTAAAGAAGGCGTCCATCTGTTCACAACGGTGTTCAAAGGAGTCAG GTGCGCAACAACAG aaacCAAGCTCCCAGCCCAACTG CACCAAGCCTCAGACACACCTCTGTGGGTCATCATGTTACAATCCGAATGAATTCCGCTGCTGTGAGAGAAACCAAACAGAGCCCCATTGGTGCTGTGCAG GTCAATGTGATGCTGTACCGACAGTGTATAACCCACGTACACATGTCTGCTGTGACGGCTGTGTATCTGATGGGAAGCCTTGGATTGATCAA tttcatgGCTTACCTGGACTGGAGCAGCACTGCTGTGGGAGAGAAGTCTACCAGCCTGATACTGAGATCTGCTGTGATGGACACAG AGAGAAGATTCCTTTAAAATGCTGTGGGATTAAAGCCTATGACATTAAAGACCCACAGATGAAGTGCTGTGCAGGGAGACTGTACAACCTGACGTCCATAGGCGAGCAAGGACATGACGAACAGTGCTGTGGATCCATTCTGCATAACTCCTCATCA GTCAAGAGTGTATGCTGCTCGAGTGAGGACAACGAGGTGCTCTACTCTATCAAGACAGGATTCGGATGCTGTGGTCACCTCTACTATAACTCCACCCTGTGGTCATGCTGTGCAGGGAAGCTGAGCCCAGTCAGTCAGTTGTGTGCAG AATCCAGACTTCTGTCACTGAACAATCTGAATGAAACAGATCTTTGCAAAGAAA TGTACATCGGGACTGTGGAGAGTGTGTCTTTGGTCACCGTCGTGTTCAGAAACGTGCTGAAAATCCATGGAAGAAACGGAACGGTGAAACCTCTGGCTTTGCCTCATTTCCTGAAAATACCTGATCACTACAATTCTACTAAACTGATCCCTGGCAAGACCTACTTCTTTCATGATTCTACTAAACTGATCCCTGGCAAGACCTACTTCTTTCATGATGTGAATTTCTTTGCAGATTTCAAACACCACTCTGACCTTCAGTCACTCGATTTCATTTTTTCTAAGTGTTATGAGCAATGA
- the si:ch211-195m9.3 gene encoding uncharacterized protein si:ch211-195m9.3 isoform X2 yields MEGLLRTVVKLTGEWIWTVRRSSDRTPPGRLEKRATGETTRRVRKTCMSTEYDTREAVCCENQLHKGAEAELSCCGQEVFNPAVATCCKVKHENTTTVNITQGISKMVSDCCGLKAFNSLNEICCQSTIIVRPVPNAQCCGKVAFDEEKQLCCGPNETVLTRKSPDEQCCGHEVYNTKTECCYEAEDVLKKASICSQRCSKESEKQPCCGPNETVLIRKSPDEQCCGHELYNTKTECCFQEGDVLKKEPICSQRCSKESVNIKQGISKTVSDCCGLKAYNPLNDICCQSTIIVRPVPNAQCCGKVAFDKEKQLCCGPNKTVLTRKSPDEQCCGHELYNTKTECCYEADDVLKKASICSQRCSKESGAQQQKPSSQPNCTKPQTHLCGSSCYNPNEFRCCERNQTEPHWCCAGQCDAVPTVYNPRTHVCCDGCVSDGKPWIDQFHGLPGLEQHCCGREVYQPDTEICCDGHREKIPLKCCGIKAYDIKDPQMKCCAGRLYNLTSIGEQGHDEQCCGSILHNSSSSVCCSSEDNEVLYSIKTGFGCCGHLYYNSTLWSCCAGKLSPVSQLCAESRLLSLNNLNETDLCKEMYIGTVESVSLVTVVFRNVLKIHGRNGTVKPLALPHFLKIPDHYNSTKLIPGKTYFFHDSTKLIPGKTYFFHDVNFFADFKHHSDLQSLDFIFSKCYEQ; encoded by the exons atggaaggactgttaaggactgttgttaagctaacaggagaatgGATCTGGACTGTGCGGCGCAGCAGTGACAGGACGCCGCCAGGGAGGCTGGAGAAACGAGCtaccggagaaacaaccaggagagttag AAAAACCTGCATGTCTACAGAGTATGACACCCGCGAGGCTGTGTGCTGTGAGAATCAACTTCACAAAGGCGCAGAGGCAGAGTTGTCATGTTGTGGACAGGAGGTTTTCAACCCTGCCGTAGCCACTTGTTGtaaagtaaaacatgaaaacaccaCGACAG TTAATATCACGCAGGGTATAAGCAAAATGGTGTCAGATTGCTGTGGACTGAAGGCCTTCAACTCACTCAATGAAATATGCTGCCAGTCAACTATCATAGTCAGACCTGTGCCAAATGCCCAATGTTGTGGTAAAG TGGCTTTTGATGAAGAAAAGCAGCTGTGTTGTGGTCCGAACGAGACGGTCTTGACCAGGAAATCACCAGATGAGCAATGCTGTGGACATGAGGTGTACAACACCAAGACAGAGTGCTGCTATGAGGCAGAAGATGTTTTAAAGAAGGCGTCCATCTGTTCACAACGGTGTTCAAAGGAGTCAG aaaagcagccgTGTTGTGGTCCGAACGAGACGGTCTTGATCAGGAAATCACCAGATGAGCAATGCTGTGGACATGAGCTGTACAACACCAAGACAGAGTGCTGCTTTCAGGAAGGAGATGTTTTAAAGAAGGAGCCCATCTGTTCACAACGGTGTTCAAAGGAGTCAG TTAATATCAAGCAGGGTATAAGTAAAACGGTGTCAGATTGCTGTGGACTGAAGGCCTACAACCCACTCAATGACATATGCTGCCAGTCAACTATCATAGTCAGACCTGTGCCAAATGCCCAATGTTGTGGTAAAG TGGCttttgataaagaaaagcagctgtGTTGTGGCCCGAACAAGACGGTCTTGACCAGGAAATCACCAGATGAGCAATGCTGTGGACATGAGCTGTACAACACCAAGACAGAGTGCTGCTATGAGGCAGACGATGTTTTAAAGAAGGCGTCCATCTGTTCACAACGGTGTTCAAAGGAGTCAG GTGCGCAACAACAG aaacCAAGCTCCCAGCCCAACTG CACCAAGCCTCAGACACACCTCTGTGGGTCATCATGTTACAATCCGAATGAATTCCGCTGCTGTGAGAGAAACCAAACAGAGCCCCATTGGTGCTGTGCAG GTCAATGTGATGCTGTACCGACAGTGTATAACCCACGTACACATGTCTGCTGTGACGGCTGTGTATCTGATGGGAAGCCTTGGATTGATCAA tttcatgGCTTACCTGGACTGGAGCAGCACTGCTGTGGGAGAGAAGTCTACCAGCCTGATACTGAGATCTGCTGTGATGGACACAG AGAGAAGATTCCTTTAAAATGCTGTGGGATTAAAGCCTATGACATTAAAGACCCACAGATGAAGTGCTGTGCAGGGAGACTGTACAACCTGACGTCCATAGGCGAGCAAGGACATGACGAACAGTGCTGTGGATCCATTCTGCATAACTCCTCATCA AGTGTATGCTGCTCGAGTGAGGACAACGAGGTGCTCTACTCTATCAAGACAGGATTCGGATGCTGTGGTCACCTCTACTATAACTCCACCCTGTGGTCATGCTGTGCAGGGAAGCTGAGCCCAGTCAGTCAGTTGTGTGCAG AATCCAGACTTCTGTCACTGAACAATCTGAATGAAACAGATCTTTGCAAAGAAA TGTACATCGGGACTGTGGAGAGTGTGTCTTTGGTCACCGTCGTGTTCAGAAACGTGCTGAAAATCCATGGAAGAAACGGAACGGTGAAACCTCTGGCTTTGCCTCATTTCCTGAAAATACCTGATCACTACAATTCTACTAAACTGATCCCTGGCAAGACCTACTTCTTTCATGATTCTACTAAACTGATCCCTGGCAAGACCTACTTCTTTCATGATGTGAATTTCTTTGCAGATTTCAAACACCACTCTGACCTTCAGTCACTCGATTTCATTTTTTCTAAGTGTTATGAGCAATGA
- the si:ch211-195m9.3 gene encoding uncharacterized protein si:ch211-195m9.3 isoform X4, with protein MSTEYDTREAVCCENQLHKGAEAELSCCGQEVFNPAVATCCKVKHENTTTVNITQGISKMVSDCCGLKAFNSLNEICCQSTIIVRPVPNAQCCGKVAFDEEKQLCCGPNETVLTRKSPDEQCCGHEVYNTKTECCYEAEDVLKKASICSQRCSKESEKQPCCGPNETVLIRKSPDEQCCGHELYNTKTECCFQEGDVLKKEPICSQRCSKESVNIKQGISKTVSDCCGLKAYNPLNDICCQSTIIVRPVPNAQCCGKVAFDKEKQLCCGPNKTVLTRKSPDEQCCGHELYNTKTECCYEADDVLKKASICSQRCSKESGAQQQKPSSQPNCTKPQTHLCGSSCYNPNEFRCCERNQTEPHWCCAGQCDAVPTVYNPRTHVCCDGCVSDGKPWIDQFHGLPGLEQHCCGREVYQPDTEICCDGHREKIPLKCCGIKAYDIKDPQMKCCAGRLYNLTSIGEQGHDEQCCGSILHNSSSVKSVCCSSEDNEVLYSIKTGFGCCGHLYYNSTLWSCCAGKLSPVSQLCAESRLLSLNNLNETDLCKEMYIGTVESVSLVTVVFRNVLKIHGRNGTVKPLALPHFLKIPDHYNSTKLIPGKTYFFHDSTKLIPGKTYFFHDVNFFADFKHHSDLQSLDFIFSKCYEQ; from the exons ATGTCTACAGAGTATGACACCCGCGAGGCTGTGTGCTGTGAGAATCAACTTCACAAAGGCGCAGAGGCAGAGTTGTCATGTTGTGGACAGGAGGTTTTCAACCCTGCCGTAGCCACTTGTTGtaaagtaaaacatgaaaacaccaCGACAG TTAATATCACGCAGGGTATAAGCAAAATGGTGTCAGATTGCTGTGGACTGAAGGCCTTCAACTCACTCAATGAAATATGCTGCCAGTCAACTATCATAGTCAGACCTGTGCCAAATGCCCAATGTTGTGGTAAAG TGGCTTTTGATGAAGAAAAGCAGCTGTGTTGTGGTCCGAACGAGACGGTCTTGACCAGGAAATCACCAGATGAGCAATGCTGTGGACATGAGGTGTACAACACCAAGACAGAGTGCTGCTATGAGGCAGAAGATGTTTTAAAGAAGGCGTCCATCTGTTCACAACGGTGTTCAAAGGAGTCAG aaaagcagccgTGTTGTGGTCCGAACGAGACGGTCTTGATCAGGAAATCACCAGATGAGCAATGCTGTGGACATGAGCTGTACAACACCAAGACAGAGTGCTGCTTTCAGGAAGGAGATGTTTTAAAGAAGGAGCCCATCTGTTCACAACGGTGTTCAAAGGAGTCAG TTAATATCAAGCAGGGTATAAGTAAAACGGTGTCAGATTGCTGTGGACTGAAGGCCTACAACCCACTCAATGACATATGCTGCCAGTCAACTATCATAGTCAGACCTGTGCCAAATGCCCAATGTTGTGGTAAAG TGGCttttgataaagaaaagcagctgtGTTGTGGCCCGAACAAGACGGTCTTGACCAGGAAATCACCAGATGAGCAATGCTGTGGACATGAGCTGTACAACACCAAGACAGAGTGCTGCTATGAGGCAGACGATGTTTTAAAGAAGGCGTCCATCTGTTCACAACGGTGTTCAAAGGAGTCAG GTGCGCAACAACAG aaacCAAGCTCCCAGCCCAACTG CACCAAGCCTCAGACACACCTCTGTGGGTCATCATGTTACAATCCGAATGAATTCCGCTGCTGTGAGAGAAACCAAACAGAGCCCCATTGGTGCTGTGCAG GTCAATGTGATGCTGTACCGACAGTGTATAACCCACGTACACATGTCTGCTGTGACGGCTGTGTATCTGATGGGAAGCCTTGGATTGATCAA tttcatgGCTTACCTGGACTGGAGCAGCACTGCTGTGGGAGAGAAGTCTACCAGCCTGATACTGAGATCTGCTGTGATGGACACAG AGAGAAGATTCCTTTAAAATGCTGTGGGATTAAAGCCTATGACATTAAAGACCCACAGATGAAGTGCTGTGCAGGGAGACTGTACAACCTGACGTCCATAGGCGAGCAAGGACATGACGAACAGTGCTGTGGATCCATTCTGCATAACTCCTCATCA GTCAAGAGTGTATGCTGCTCGAGTGAGGACAACGAGGTGCTCTACTCTATCAAGACAGGATTCGGATGCTGTGGTCACCTCTACTATAACTCCACCCTGTGGTCATGCTGTGCAGGGAAGCTGAGCCCAGTCAGTCAGTTGTGTGCAG AATCCAGACTTCTGTCACTGAACAATCTGAATGAAACAGATCTTTGCAAAGAAA TGTACATCGGGACTGTGGAGAGTGTGTCTTTGGTCACCGTCGTGTTCAGAAACGTGCTGAAAATCCATGGAAGAAACGGAACGGTGAAACCTCTGGCTTTGCCTCATTTCCTGAAAATACCTGATCACTACAATTCTACTAAACTGATCCCTGGCAAGACCTACTTCTTTCATGATTCTACTAAACTGATCCCTGGCAAGACCTACTTCTTTCATGATGTGAATTTCTTTGCAGATTTCAAACACCACTCTGACCTTCAGTCACTCGATTTCATTTTTTCTAAGTGTTATGAGCAATGA
- the si:ch211-195m9.3 gene encoding uncharacterized protein si:ch211-195m9.3 isoform X3, producing MLSLWAFRLVWLICSLVNVCEFATGADAASKKDCYRKTCMSTEYDTREAVCCENQLHKGAEAELSCCGQEVFNPAVATCCKVKHENTTTVNITQGISKMVSDCCGLKAFNSLNEICCQSTIIVRPVPNAQCCGKVAFDEEKQLCCGPNETVLTRKSPDEQCCGHEVYNTKTECCYEAEDVLKKASICSQRCSKESEKQPCCGPNETVLIRKSPDEQCCGHELYNTKTECCFQEGDVLKKEPICSQRCSKESVNIKQGISKTVSDCCGLKAYNPLNDICCQSTIIVRPVPNAQCCGKVAFDKEKQLCCGPNKTVLTRKSPDEQCCGHELYNTKTECCYEADDVLKKASICSQRCSKESGAQQQKPSSQPNCTKPQTHLCGSSCYNPNEFRCCERNQTEPHWCCAGQCDAVPTVYNPRTHVCCDGCVSDGKPWIDQFHGLPGLEQHCCGREVYQPDTEICCDGHREKIPLKCCGIKAYDIKDPQMKCCAGRLYNLTSIGEQGHDEQCCGSILHNSSSVKSVCCSSEDNEVLYSIKTGFGCCGHLYYNSTLWSCCAGKLSPVSQLCAESRLLSLNNLNETDLCKEMYIGTVESVSLVTVVFRNVLKIHGRNGTVKPLALPHFLKIPDHYNSTKLIPGKTYFFHDSTKLIPGKTYFFHDVNFFADFKHHSDLQSLDFIFSKCYEQ from the exons ATGTTGTCGCTTTGGGCTTTCAGATTAG TTTGGCTGATTTGCAGCTTAGTCAACGTTTGTG AGTTTGCCACTGGAGCGGATGCAGCGTCAAAAAAGGACTGTTACAG AAAAACCTGCATGTCTACAGAGTATGACACCCGCGAGGCTGTGTGCTGTGAGAATCAACTTCACAAAGGCGCAGAGGCAGAGTTGTCATGTTGTGGACAGGAGGTTTTCAACCCTGCCGTAGCCACTTGTTGtaaagtaaaacatgaaaacaccaCGACAG TTAATATCACGCAGGGTATAAGCAAAATGGTGTCAGATTGCTGTGGACTGAAGGCCTTCAACTCACTCAATGAAATATGCTGCCAGTCAACTATCATAGTCAGACCTGTGCCAAATGCCCAATGTTGTGGTAAAG TGGCTTTTGATGAAGAAAAGCAGCTGTGTTGTGGTCCGAACGAGACGGTCTTGACCAGGAAATCACCAGATGAGCAATGCTGTGGACATGAGGTGTACAACACCAAGACAGAGTGCTGCTATGAGGCAGAAGATGTTTTAAAGAAGGCGTCCATCTGTTCACAACGGTGTTCAAAGGAGTCAG aaaagcagccgTGTTGTGGTCCGAACGAGACGGTCTTGATCAGGAAATCACCAGATGAGCAATGCTGTGGACATGAGCTGTACAACACCAAGACAGAGTGCTGCTTTCAGGAAGGAGATGTTTTAAAGAAGGAGCCCATCTGTTCACAACGGTGTTCAAAGGAGTCAG TTAATATCAAGCAGGGTATAAGTAAAACGGTGTCAGATTGCTGTGGACTGAAGGCCTACAACCCACTCAATGACATATGCTGCCAGTCAACTATCATAGTCAGACCTGTGCCAAATGCCCAATGTTGTGGTAAAG TGGCttttgataaagaaaagcagctgtGTTGTGGCCCGAACAAGACGGTCTTGACCAGGAAATCACCAGATGAGCAATGCTGTGGACATGAGCTGTACAACACCAAGACAGAGTGCTGCTATGAGGCAGACGATGTTTTAAAGAAGGCGTCCATCTGTTCACAACGGTGTTCAAAGGAGTCAG GTGCGCAACAACAG aaacCAAGCTCCCAGCCCAACTG CACCAAGCCTCAGACACACCTCTGTGGGTCATCATGTTACAATCCGAATGAATTCCGCTGCTGTGAGAGAAACCAAACAGAGCCCCATTGGTGCTGTGCAG GTCAATGTGATGCTGTACCGACAGTGTATAACCCACGTACACATGTCTGCTGTGACGGCTGTGTATCTGATGGGAAGCCTTGGATTGATCAA tttcatgGCTTACCTGGACTGGAGCAGCACTGCTGTGGGAGAGAAGTCTACCAGCCTGATACTGAGATCTGCTGTGATGGACACAG AGAGAAGATTCCTTTAAAATGCTGTGGGATTAAAGCCTATGACATTAAAGACCCACAGATGAAGTGCTGTGCAGGGAGACTGTACAACCTGACGTCCATAGGCGAGCAAGGACATGACGAACAGTGCTGTGGATCCATTCTGCATAACTCCTCATCA GTCAAGAGTGTATGCTGCTCGAGTGAGGACAACGAGGTGCTCTACTCTATCAAGACAGGATTCGGATGCTGTGGTCACCTCTACTATAACTCCACCCTGTGGTCATGCTGTGCAGGGAAGCTGAGCCCAGTCAGTCAGTTGTGTGCAG AATCCAGACTTCTGTCACTGAACAATCTGAATGAAACAGATCTTTGCAAAGAAA TGTACATCGGGACTGTGGAGAGTGTGTCTTTGGTCACCGTCGTGTTCAGAAACGTGCTGAAAATCCATGGAAGAAACGGAACGGTGAAACCTCTGGCTTTGCCTCATTTCCTGAAAATACCTGATCACTACAATTCTACTAAACTGATCCCTGGCAAGACCTACTTCTTTCATGATTCTACTAAACTGATCCCTGGCAAGACCTACTTCTTTCATGATGTGAATTTCTTTGCAGATTTCAAACACCACTCTGACCTTCAGTCACTCGATTTCATTTTTTCTAAGTGTTATGAGCAATGA
- the si:ch211-195m9.3 gene encoding uncharacterized protein si:ch211-195m9.3 isoform X5, with product MEGLLRTVVKLTGEWIWTVRRSSDRTPPGRLEKRATGETTRRVRKTCMSTEYDTREAVCCENQLHKGAEAELSCCGQEVFNPAVATCCKVKHENTTTVNITQGISKMVSDCCGLKAFNSLNEICCQSTIIVRPVPNAQCCGKVAFDEEKQLCCGPNETVLTRKSPDEQCCGHEVYNTKTECCYEAEDVLKKASICSQRCSKESVNIKQGISKTVSDCCGLKAYNPLNDICCQSTIIVRPVPNAQCCGKVAFDKEKQLCCGPNKTVLTRKSPDEQCCGHELYNTKTECCYEADDVLKKASICSQRCSKESGAQQQKPSSQPNCTKPQTHLCGSSCYNPNEFRCCERNQTEPHWCCAGQCDAVPTVYNPRTHVCCDGCVSDGKPWIDQFHGLPGLEQHCCGREVYQPDTEICCDGHREKIPLKCCGIKAYDIKDPQMKCCAGRLYNLTSIGEQGHDEQCCGSILHNSSSVKSVCCSSEDNEVLYSIKTGFGCCGHLYYNSTLWSCCAGKLSPVSQLCAESRLLSLNNLNETDLCKEMYIGTVESVSLVTVVFRNVLKIHGRNGTVKPLALPHFLKIPDHYNSTKLIPGKTYFFHDSTKLIPGKTYFFHDVNFFADFKHHSDLQSLDFIFSKCYEQ from the exons atggaaggactgttaaggactgttgttaagctaacaggagaatgGATCTGGACTGTGCGGCGCAGCAGTGACAGGACGCCGCCAGGGAGGCTGGAGAAACGAGCtaccggagaaacaaccaggagagttag AAAAACCTGCATGTCTACAGAGTATGACACCCGCGAGGCTGTGTGCTGTGAGAATCAACTTCACAAAGGCGCAGAGGCAGAGTTGTCATGTTGTGGACAGGAGGTTTTCAACCCTGCCGTAGCCACTTGTTGtaaagtaaaacatgaaaacaccaCGACAG TTAATATCACGCAGGGTATAAGCAAAATGGTGTCAGATTGCTGTGGACTGAAGGCCTTCAACTCACTCAATGAAATATGCTGCCAGTCAACTATCATAGTCAGACCTGTGCCAAATGCCCAATGTTGTGGTAAAG TGGCTTTTGATGAAGAAAAGCAGCTGTGTTGTGGTCCGAACGAGACGGTCTTGACCAGGAAATCACCAGATGAGCAATGCTGTGGACATGAGGTGTACAACACCAAGACAGAGTGCTGCTATGAGGCAGAAGATGTTTTAAAGAAGGCGTCCATCTGTTCACAACGGTGTTCAAAGGAGTCAG TTAATATCAAGCAGGGTATAAGTAAAACGGTGTCAGATTGCTGTGGACTGAAGGCCTACAACCCACTCAATGACATATGCTGCCAGTCAACTATCATAGTCAGACCTGTGCCAAATGCCCAATGTTGTGGTAAAG TGGCttttgataaagaaaagcagctgtGTTGTGGCCCGAACAAGACGGTCTTGACCAGGAAATCACCAGATGAGCAATGCTGTGGACATGAGCTGTACAACACCAAGACAGAGTGCTGCTATGAGGCAGACGATGTTTTAAAGAAGGCGTCCATCTGTTCACAACGGTGTTCAAAGGAGTCAG GTGCGCAACAACAG aaacCAAGCTCCCAGCCCAACTG CACCAAGCCTCAGACACACCTCTGTGGGTCATCATGTTACAATCCGAATGAATTCCGCTGCTGTGAGAGAAACCAAACAGAGCCCCATTGGTGCTGTGCAG GTCAATGTGATGCTGTACCGACAGTGTATAACCCACGTACACATGTCTGCTGTGACGGCTGTGTATCTGATGGGAAGCCTTGGATTGATCAA tttcatgGCTTACCTGGACTGGAGCAGCACTGCTGTGGGAGAGAAGTCTACCAGCCTGATACTGAGATCTGCTGTGATGGACACAG AGAGAAGATTCCTTTAAAATGCTGTGGGATTAAAGCCTATGACATTAAAGACCCACAGATGAAGTGCTGTGCAGGGAGACTGTACAACCTGACGTCCATAGGCGAGCAAGGACATGACGAACAGTGCTGTGGATCCATTCTGCATAACTCCTCATCA GTCAAGAGTGTATGCTGCTCGAGTGAGGACAACGAGGTGCTCTACTCTATCAAGACAGGATTCGGATGCTGTGGTCACCTCTACTATAACTCCACCCTGTGGTCATGCTGTGCAGGGAAGCTGAGCCCAGTCAGTCAGTTGTGTGCAG AATCCAGACTTCTGTCACTGAACAATCTGAATGAAACAGATCTTTGCAAAGAAA TGTACATCGGGACTGTGGAGAGTGTGTCTTTGGTCACCGTCGTGTTCAGAAACGTGCTGAAAATCCATGGAAGAAACGGAACGGTGAAACCTCTGGCTTTGCCTCATTTCCTGAAAATACCTGATCACTACAATTCTACTAAACTGATCCCTGGCAAGACCTACTTCTTTCATGATTCTACTAAACTGATCCCTGGCAAGACCTACTTCTTTCATGATGTGAATTTCTTTGCAGATTTCAAACACCACTCTGACCTTCAGTCACTCGATTTCATTTTTTCTAAGTGTTATGAGCAATGA